TTCTGGCCAATAGATGTAGGCCTAACGAAACATACTAAAAGTGTTTTTAAAGATATGACAGATTATGAAATAAGTCAAATTTGGGCTGAAGCAGTAGAGTTCTTTAAAAAAGAAGAACCGTTATATCTAAATGCAGAAGAAGAAAAAGAAGCCCAAAAGCAGCAGGAGGCACACAGCGAAGAAAGTGCAAAAGCAGGGCTTATAGAGGAATACTTAAATAAACCTCTACCTGATAATTGGTATAGTTTAGGATTATCTGAAAGGAAAAACTATATACAAGGCACTGAATTTGGTGATAGTTTGGAAGGTACCTTAAGGAGAGATAAAACTTGTGTTATGGAGATATGGGTTGAACTTTTTAATGGAGATCCTAAACAGCTTACACCATTACAGAGTAGAGAAATTAATGAAATTTTGAAAGGACTTAAAGAGTGGGAGAGAAATAGATCACCTTTAAGTTTTGGAAAAATTTATGGTAGACAAAGAGCTTATATACGGATACAGAATTAAAATTTAATCCTAAAATTCTGTATCCACTAAAATAATAGACCAGATACAATTGATACACAAAAAACGTTTTGTATCCGCTTTTGTATCCGCGCTAAGCTTAGATATGTCAATGGGTTTAATGCTATCGGAAACAGATGATACAGTATTTATATATAAAGTAATATTTATATAATTAGGCATATACACGTATATACACATACGCCTAATATAGCAATTATAATATATATAAGAAAATCTGTACCATCTGTTTCCACCTAATAATTGGAAGGTGATAATTTGGAAGAATCAAAAATAGAAAAATATCTAAAAAAGCAAATTGAATTGTTAGGTGGTAAAGCATTAAAGTTTGTTAGTCCAGGGACGTCAGGAGTGCCAGATAGGATTGTTTTATTACCACAAGGTAAGATAATATTTGTTGAACTTAAAGCACCAGGTAAAAGACCAAGAACTATGCAAGAATATAGAATTAAAGAATTGAGAAATTTAGGATTCAGAGTTGAAATAATAGATAGTATTGAAAAAGTTAATAAATTTGTAAGGGAGGTGGTCATATGAATTTTAGTCCATGGAATTATCAAGAGTATGCAATAAATCATATTTTAGAGCATGAGGCTTCA
The DNA window shown above is from Haloimpatiens massiliensis and carries:
- a CDS encoding VRR-NUC domain-containing protein; the encoded protein is MEESKIEKYLKKQIELLGGKALKFVSPGTSGVPDRIVLLPQGKIIFVELKAPGKRPRTMQEYRIKELRNLGFRVEIIDSIEKVNKFVREVVI